In a genomic window of Rhododendron vialii isolate Sample 1 chromosome 12a, ASM3025357v1:
- the LOC131310823 gene encoding protein MAIN-LIKE 1-like, with product MGETIFVDHSGGYVHLANLERLENFDEAGTYSWGSGALANLYHNLCHGCKVGTKQITGCFILLQVWAWERLPYLAPGRLGKRAPKAGAPLIGWWDDAFHSLDLPTHLAGAYRYHLDIQRPDKIRTQVCFNTSTLELFS from the exons ATGGGGGAAACTATATTTGTTGACCATTCAG GAGGATATGTGCACTTGGCTAACCTAGAACGTTTGGAGAACTTTGATGAAGCTGGGACGTATAGTTGGGGCAGTGGTGCTCTTGCCAATCTCTACCATAACCTATGCCATGGTTGTAAGGTTGGCACAAAACAGATTACTGGCTGCTTCATACTGTTGCAGGTTTGGGCTTGGGAGCGGTTGCCCTACCTTGCCCCAGGACGATTAGGGAAGCGTGCTCCGAAGGCTGGTGCTCCACTTATTGGATG GTGGGACGATGCATTTCATTCCCTTGACTTGCCGACCCATCTTGCAGGCGCTTACAGGTACCACCTTGACATCCAGAGACCAGATAAGATACGTACGCAAGTTTGCTTCAATACCTCTACTCTTGAACTATTTTCATGA